In Aggregatibacter sp. 2125159857, one DNA window encodes the following:
- the purL gene encoding phosphoribosylformylglycinamidine synthase: MFQTFRGSPALSEFRINGLMQKFQQQQLPVKSVYAEYVHFVALNAALSAEQEAKLKALLHYGPTLAEHEAKGESFIVIPRVGTISSWSSKATDIAHNCGLNEVERIERGLAYYFELTQPLDEKTTEKLTALLHDRMMETVVRKADEAEVLFRQQEPKPFKTVDILNGGRSALESANVELGLALAEDEIDYLMENFTALGRNPHDIELYMFAQANSEHCRHKIFNADWIIDGKKQDKSLFKMIKNTFEKTPDFVLSAYKDNAAVMEGSKAGRFFPDQDGIYRYHNEDTHILMKVETHNHPTAISPFPGAATGSGGEIRDEGATGRGAKPKAGLVGFSVSNLCIPNFEQPWEAPLSKPNRIASALDIMLEGPLGGAAFNNEFGRPALLGYFRTYEQKVNSFNGEEVRGYHKPIMLAGGIGNIRAEHVQKGNIPVGAKLVVLGGPAMNIGLGGGAASSMASGKSKENLDFASVQRDNPEMERRCQEVIDRCWQLGGDNPIAFIHDVGAGGLSNAMPELVHDGGRGGKFELRKILSDEREMSPLEIWCNESQERYVLAIHPEKLPHFEELCRRERAPYAVIGEATEEKHLTLHDEHFNNNPIDLPMGVLLGKTPKMTRDVQTASVNGEPLEQSQIQLKEALHRVLHLPAVAEKTFLITIGDRTVTGMVARDQMVGPWQVPVADCAVTTATLDGYYGEAMSMGERTPVALLDFAASARLAVAESITNIAATNIGDIKRIKLSANWMSAAGHKGEDAGLYAAVKAVGEELCPQLGLTIPVGKDSMSMKTTWQENGEQKSVTSPLSLIISAFARVEDVRKTVTPQLRTDKGQSRLLLVDLGEGNNRLGATALAQVYAQLGDKPADVVNADTLKNFFNAMQELVAQEKLLAYHDRSDGGLIVTLAEMAFAGHCGVAVDISALGDNDLAVLFNEELGAVIQVRDSDLSLVRDVFAKHNVLHLVKELGAVTEDDEIEITRGNKVLLNEKRSELRGIWAELTHQMQRLRDNPECADQEFAAKKNPQDKGFSAYLTYDPSEDIAAPYIATGKRPKVAVLREQGVNSHVEMAAAFDRAGFEAIDVHMSDLHNRRYDLQHFNALVACGGFSYGDVLGAGGGWAKSILFNPHLRDQFSQFFEREDTLALGICNGCQMLSTLAEIIPGTENWPRFVRNKSERFEARAALVRINESNSLWFQGMAGSHMPIAVSHGEGRVEFKTPADLTALQAQNLIVAQYIDNNLNPTEVYPANPNGSALGITALSNTNGRVAIMMPHPERVFRTVSNSWHPEEWGEDGAWMRVFRNARVVLGKA, from the coding sequence ATGTTTCAAACTTTCCGTGGCTCACCTGCCCTTTCCGAATTCCGTATCAATGGCTTAATGCAAAAATTCCAACAGCAACAATTACCGGTGAAATCCGTGTATGCGGAGTATGTGCATTTCGTGGCATTAAATGCCGCCCTTTCTGCTGAACAGGAAGCCAAACTGAAAGCCTTGTTGCATTACGGGCCAACCCTTGCCGAACACGAAGCCAAAGGGGAAAGTTTTATTGTGATTCCGCGGGTCGGCACCATTTCTTCTTGGTCGTCCAAAGCCACCGATATCGCCCATAACTGCGGCTTAAATGAGGTGGAACGTATTGAGCGTGGTTTGGCGTATTACTTTGAATTGACACAGCCGTTAGATGAAAAAACAACGGAAAAACTGACCGCACTTTTACATGACCGCATGATGGAAACCGTGGTGCGCAAGGCAGATGAGGCGGAAGTGTTGTTCCGTCAACAAGAACCGAAGCCGTTCAAAACCGTGGATATTTTAAACGGCGGACGCAGTGCCTTAGAAAGTGCCAACGTAGAACTCGGTTTGGCATTGGCGGAAGATGAAATCGATTATTTGATGGAAAATTTCACCGCACTTGGACGCAACCCACATGACATTGAGCTGTATATGTTCGCGCAAGCCAACTCGGAACACTGCCGCCACAAAATTTTCAATGCCGACTGGATTATCGACGGCAAAAAACAGGATAAATCCCTGTTCAAAATGATCAAAAATACCTTTGAGAAAACCCCTGATTTTGTGCTTTCCGCGTATAAAGACAACGCGGCTGTGATGGAAGGTTCCAAAGCGGGACGTTTCTTCCCTGATCAAGACGGCATTTACCGTTATCACAATGAAGATACCCACATTTTAATGAAAGTGGAAACCCACAACCACCCAACCGCCATTTCCCCGTTCCCGGGCGCGGCAACCGGTTCCGGCGGTGAAATCCGTGATGAAGGCGCGACCGGTCGCGGCGCAAAACCAAAAGCGGGCTTGGTGGGCTTCTCTGTATCCAACTTATGCATACCAAACTTTGAACAACCTTGGGAAGCCCCGCTTTCCAAACCGAACCGTATTGCTTCCGCCTTAGACATTATGCTGGAAGGCCCCTTAGGTGGCGCGGCGTTTAACAACGAATTCGGTCGTCCGGCATTGCTCGGCTATTTCCGTACTTACGAACAAAAAGTGAATAGCTTCAACGGCGAAGAAGTGCGTGGCTACCACAAACCGATCATGTTGGCTGGCGGCATCGGCAACATTCGTGCCGAACACGTGCAAAAAGGCAACATTCCGGTGGGCGCAAAACTGGTTGTGCTTGGTGGCCCAGCCATGAACATCGGCTTGGGCGGTGGTGCGGCCTCTTCTATGGCTTCCGGTAAATCCAAAGAAAACTTGGATTTCGCTTCCGTACAACGGGACAACCCGGAAATGGAACGCCGTTGCCAAGAAGTGATCGACCGTTGCTGGCAGTTAGGCGGCGACAACCCGATTGCCTTTATTCATGATGTAGGCGCAGGCGGGTTATCCAACGCCATGCCGGAATTGGTGCATGACGGCGGCCGTGGCGGTAAATTTGAACTTCGTAAAATCTTAAGCGATGAGCGCGAAATGAGCCCGTTGGAAATTTGGTGTAACGAATCACAAGAGCGTTATGTGCTTGCCATTCATCCGGAAAAACTACCGCACTTTGAGGAACTCTGCCGTCGTGAACGCGCGCCTTATGCGGTGATCGGCGAAGCCACGGAAGAAAAACATTTAACCTTACACGACGAGCATTTCAACAACAATCCGATTGATTTACCGATGGGCGTGTTGCTCGGCAAAACCCCAAAAATGACCCGCGACGTGCAAACCGCTAGCGTTAACGGCGAACCGCTTGAACAAAGCCAAATTCAATTAAAAGAGGCGTTACATCGCGTGCTTCATTTGCCTGCGGTGGCGGAAAAAACCTTCTTAATTACCATCGGTGACCGCACGGTGACCGGCATGGTGGCACGTGATCAAATGGTCGGTCCGTGGCAAGTACCGGTGGCAGACTGCGCGGTGACCACAGCGACATTAGACGGCTACTACGGCGAAGCCATGTCCATGGGCGAACGCACGCCGGTAGCATTACTCGATTTCGCTGCGTCTGCCCGTTTAGCTGTGGCTGAATCCATTACCAACATTGCCGCTACGAACATTGGTGACATTAAACGCATTAAATTGTCTGCCAACTGGATGTCCGCCGCCGGCCATAAAGGCGAAGACGCGGGCTTATACGCGGCGGTGAAAGCCGTGGGCGAAGAGCTTTGTCCGCAATTAGGCTTAACTATTCCGGTAGGCAAAGACTCCATGTCCATGAAAACCACTTGGCAGGAAAATGGCGAACAAAAAAGCGTGACTTCGCCACTTTCTTTGATTATCAGCGCCTTTGCCCGTGTGGAAGACGTTCGCAAAACCGTTACTCCGCAATTACGCACTGACAAGGGACAATCCCGCTTGTTGTTAGTGGATTTGGGCGAAGGCAACAACCGCTTGGGCGCTACCGCATTAGCGCAGGTGTATGCGCAACTTGGCGACAAACCGGCGGATGTGGTCAACGCCGACACATTGAAAAACTTCTTTAACGCCATGCAGGAATTGGTGGCGCAAGAAAAATTATTGGCATATCACGACCGTTCCGACGGTGGTTTAATTGTTACCTTGGCGGAAATGGCATTTGCCGGACATTGCGGAGTGGCAGTGGATATCAGTGCCTTGGGCGACAACGATTTAGCCGTGTTATTTAACGAAGAATTGGGCGCAGTGATTCAAGTGCGCGACAGCGATTTAAGTCTCGTGCGCGATGTCTTCGCTAAACACAATGTGTTGCATTTGGTGAAAGAATTAGGCGCCGTTACCGAAGACGACGAAATCGAAATCACCCGCGGCAACAAAGTGTTACTCAATGAAAAACGCTCAGAATTACGCGGCATTTGGGCGGAATTGACTCATCAAATGCAACGCTTACGGGACAACCCGGAATGTGCCGACCAAGAATTTGCGGCGAAGAAAAATCCGCAGGACAAAGGCTTCTCCGCCTATTTAACCTACGACCCAAGCGAAGACATTGCCGCGCCTTATATTGCGACCGGAAAACGTCCAAAAGTGGCGGTGTTGCGAGAGCAAGGCGTAAACAGCCATGTTGAAATGGCAGCGGCATTTGACCGCGCCGGCTTTGAGGCCATCGACGTTCACATGAGCGACTTGCATAATCGCCGTTATGATTTGCAACACTTCAACGCCTTAGTGGCGTGTGGCGGCTTCTCTTACGGCGACGTGCTCGGCGCCGGTGGCGGTTGGGCGAAATCCATTTTATTTAACCCGCACTTACGGGATCAATTCAGCCAATTCTTTGAACGTGAAGACACGCTCGCACTTGGCATTTGTAACGGCTGCCAAATGCTTTCCACCTTGGCGGAAATTATTCCGGGTACGGAAAACTGGCCACGTTTCGTGCGCAATAAATCCGAACGTTTTGAAGCCCGCGCCGCCTTGGTTCGCATTAATGAAAGCAACTCGCTGTGGTTCCAAGGCATGGCAGGTTCCCACATGCCAATTGCCGTTTCCCATGGCGAGGGCAGAGTGGAATTTAAAACACCCGCAGATTTGACCGCACTTCAAGCACAAAACTTGATCGTTGCGCAATACATCGACAACAACCTCAATCCGACAGAAGTGTACCCGGCGAACCCGAACGGCTCCGCCCTTGGCATCACCGCCCTTTCTAACACCAACGGCCGCGTCGCCATCATGATGCCACACCCGGAACGCGTCTTCCGCACCGTGAGCAACTCATGGCATCCGGAAGAGTGGGGAGAAGATGGCGCTTGGATGCGGGTGTTTAGGAATGCGAGGGTGGTGTTAGGTAAAGCGTAG
- the srmB gene encoding ATP-dependent RNA helicase SrmB: MTDFTQFADFDLAPELLNALQKKGYQRPTAIQQETIPAAMEGFDVLGSAPTGTGKTAAFLLPAIQHLLDYPRRKPGAPRVLILTPTRELAIQVAEQAEELACFTKLSIATITGGVAYQNHGEIFNKNQDIVVATPGRLLQYIKEENFDCRAVEMLIFDEADRMLQMGFGQDAEKISAETRWRKQTLLFSATLEGDLLEDFADRTLNEPVKIDAEPSRRERKKIQQWYYHADSNEHKFKLLARFIEQEQVSKGIVFVRRREDVRELAENLRKRGIRSTYLEGEMAQTQRNNAIDKLKNGIVTVLVSTDVSSRGIDIDDVSHIMNFDLPYSADTYLHRIGRTARAGKKGTAVSFVEAHDYRLLGKIKRYTQEILKARVIEGLEPRTKAPKDGEIKTVSKKQKAKKLEKREAQKKATKKAKQRHQDRKNIGKRRKPSATAHYEVGEK, encoded by the coding sequence ATGACAGACTTCACTCAATTTGCCGATTTTGATCTCGCGCCCGAATTACTCAATGCCCTCCAGAAAAAAGGCTACCAACGTCCTACTGCCATCCAACAAGAAACCATTCCTGCTGCGATGGAAGGCTTTGATGTCCTCGGGTCGGCACCGACCGGCACCGGAAAAACCGCCGCGTTTTTGCTACCGGCGATTCAACACTTATTGGATTATCCACGCCGTAAACCGGGCGCGCCGCGTGTGTTGATTCTTACGCCAACCCGTGAACTTGCCATTCAGGTGGCGGAACAGGCGGAAGAACTGGCTTGCTTTACCAAACTCAGCATTGCGACTATCACCGGTGGTGTGGCGTATCAAAATCACGGCGAGATTTTCAATAAAAATCAGGACATTGTGGTGGCGACCCCGGGGCGTTTGTTGCAATACATTAAAGAAGAAAATTTTGATTGCCGCGCGGTAGAAATGCTGATTTTTGACGAAGCGGACAGAATGTTGCAAATGGGCTTTGGACAAGATGCAGAGAAAATCTCGGCAGAAACCCGTTGGCGTAAACAAACTCTATTGTTCTCGGCAACCCTTGAAGGGGATTTATTGGAAGATTTTGCCGATCGCACGTTAAACGAGCCGGTAAAAATTGATGCGGAGCCTAGCCGTCGTGAACGGAAGAAAATTCAGCAATGGTATTATCACGCCGACAGCAATGAGCATAAATTCAAATTATTGGCGCGTTTCATTGAGCAAGAGCAAGTCAGTAAGGGTATTGTATTCGTACGCCGTCGCGAAGATGTGCGCGAACTGGCGGAGAATCTGCGCAAACGCGGCATTCGCAGCACGTATTTGGAAGGCGAAATGGCGCAAACCCAACGTAATAACGCGATCGATAAACTGAAAAATGGCATAGTAACAGTGTTGGTCTCCACCGATGTCTCCTCACGCGGTATCGATATTGATGACGTCAGCCACATTATGAATTTTGATTTGCCGTACAGCGCCGATACTTATTTGCACCGCATCGGGCGTACCGCGCGTGCCGGCAAAAAAGGCACCGCCGTGTCTTTCGTGGAAGCGCACGATTATCGTCTGTTGGGAAAAATTAAGCGTTATACCCAAGAAATTCTGAAAGCCCGTGTGATTGAAGGTTTGGAACCACGCACCAAAGCGCCGAAAGACGGTGAAATTAAAACCGTCAGCAAAAAACAAAAAGCAAAAAAATTAGAAAAACGCGAAGCGCAAAAGAAAGCAACTAAAAAAGCCAAACAACGTCATCAGGATCGTAAAAATATCGGCAAACGCCGTAAACCGAGTGCAACGGCTCACTATGAAGTCGGGGAAAAATAA
- the purH gene encoding bifunctional phosphoribosylaminoimidazolecarboxamide formyltransferase/IMP cyclohydrolase, with protein sequence MQSTRPIRQALLSVSDKSGIVEFAQGLVKRGVKLLSTGGTAKLLEQNGLPVTEVSDYTGFPEMMDGRVKTLHPKVHGGILGRRGTDDAIMQQHGIEGIDMVVVNLYPFAATVAKPNCTLEDAVENIDIGGPTMVRSAAKNHKDVAIVVNNQDFDAILAEMDQHQNSLTLETRFDLAIKAFEHTAQYDSMIANYFGQLVKPYHVAAEENAEAKCGQFPRTLNLNFVRKQTMRYGENSHQNAAFYVDLNVKEASVATANQLQGKALSYNNIADTDAALECVKEFDEPACVIVKHANPCGVALGKDILDAYNRAYQTDPTSAFGGIIAFNRELDEKTANEIVERQFVEVIIAPKVSAEAVKVVKRKKNVRLLECGEWQARTQRLDFKRVNGGLLVQDADLGMVSLDDLKVVSKRQPTEQELKDLLFCWKVAKFVKSNAIVYAKDNQTIGIGAGQMSRVYSAKIAGIKAQDEGLEVAGCVMASDAFFPFRDGIDAAAKVGIQCVIHPGGSMRDQEVIDAADEHNMVMVLTGMRHFRH encoded by the coding sequence ATGCAATCAACTCGTCCCATTCGTCAAGCATTGCTTAGCGTGTCCGATAAATCCGGTATTGTGGAATTCGCCCAAGGCCTCGTAAAACGCGGTGTTAAACTGCTTTCTACCGGCGGTACGGCAAAACTGTTAGAACAAAACGGCTTGCCGGTAACCGAAGTGTCCGATTACACCGGTTTTCCGGAAATGATGGACGGTCGCGTGAAAACCTTACACCCGAAAGTGCACGGTGGGATTTTAGGTCGTCGTGGTACGGATGATGCCATCATGCAACAACACGGTATTGAAGGCATTGATATGGTGGTGGTAAATTTATATCCTTTTGCCGCAACCGTGGCGAAACCAAATTGCACGTTAGAAGATGCCGTGGAAAATATTGATATCGGCGGCCCAACCATGGTGCGCTCTGCGGCGAAAAACCATAAAGATGTGGCGATTGTTGTGAATAATCAGGATTTTGATGCCATTCTTGCCGAAATGGATCAACATCAAAACAGCTTAACGCTTGAAACCCGTTTTGATCTTGCCATCAAAGCATTTGAACACACCGCACAATACGATTCCATGATTGCCAACTATTTCGGTCAGTTGGTGAAACCTTATCATGTTGCCGCTGAAGAGAATGCAGAGGCGAAGTGCGGTCAATTTCCACGGACGTTAAATTTGAATTTCGTACGTAAACAAACCATGCGTTATGGCGAAAATTCCCATCAAAATGCCGCGTTTTATGTGGATCTCAATGTAAAAGAAGCGAGTGTAGCAACAGCAAACCAACTGCAAGGTAAAGCTTTGTCTTATAACAATATTGCCGACACCGATGCCGCCCTTGAATGTGTAAAAGAATTTGATGAGCCGGCATGCGTGATTGTGAAACACGCGAATCCATGCGGCGTGGCCTTAGGCAAAGACATTTTAGACGCCTACAACCGTGCCTATCAAACAGACCCAACCTCAGCCTTTGGCGGCATCATTGCTTTTAACCGTGAATTAGACGAAAAAACGGCAAATGAAATTGTAGAACGTCAATTTGTGGAAGTGATTATCGCACCGAAAGTGTCTGCAGAAGCTGTTAAAGTGGTGAAACGTAAGAAAAATGTCCGTTTGCTTGAATGTGGCGAATGGCAAGCCCGTACCCAACGTTTAGATTTCAAACGCGTGAATGGTGGATTGTTAGTACAAGATGCGGATTTAGGCATGGTGAGCTTGGATGACTTAAAAGTGGTCAGCAAACGTCAACCGACCGAACAAGAATTGAAGGATTTATTATTCTGTTGGAAAGTGGCGAAATTCGTGAAATCGAATGCCATTGTTTATGCCAAAGATAACCAAACCATCGGTATTGGTGCAGGCCAAATGAGCCGCGTGTATTCCGCGAAGATTGCGGGTATTAAAGCGCAGGATGAAGGCTTGGAAGTAGCCGGTTGTGTGATGGCATCCGATGCGTTCTTCCCATTCCGTGATGGCATTGATGCGGCGGCGAAAGTGGGCATTCAATGTGTCATTCATCCGGGCGGCTCAATGCGCGATCAGGAAGTCATCGATGCGGCAGATGAGCATAATATGGTGATGGTATTGACCGGAATGCGGCATTTTAGACATTAA
- the purD gene encoding phosphoribosylamine--glycine ligase, with the protein MNILIIGNGGREHALAWKTAQSPLADKIFVAPGNAGTALEQKVENVNIAATDIPALVKFAQDNHIGLTIVGPEAPLVIGVVDAFRAAGLNIFGPTQAAAQLEGSKAFTKDFLARHKIPTAEYQNFTEVEPALAYLREKGAPIVVKADGLAAGKGVIVAMTLQEAEEAVRDMLSGNAFGEAGSRVVIEEFLDGEEASFIVMVDGKNVEPMATSQDHKRVGEKDTGLNTGGMGAYSPAPVVTPEIHARVMREVIYPTVNGMAAEGNVYTGFLYAGLMIMPNGQPKVIEFNCRFGDPETQPIMLRLESDLVELCLKACDGKLDEVKSQWNPKASLGIVLAAEGYPGDYRKGDEISGLPQSAVENEKVFLAGVEAKAGKLVTNGGRVLCATALGESVFEAQQKALKLAEQIQWNGRFYRRDIGYRAVAREQKK; encoded by the coding sequence ATGAATATTCTCATCATCGGAAACGGCGGTCGTGAACACGCTCTGGCTTGGAAAACGGCGCAATCTCCATTAGCCGATAAAATTTTCGTTGCACCGGGCAATGCAGGAACAGCGTTAGAACAAAAGGTCGAAAACGTGAATATTGCTGCAACGGATATCCCAGCGTTGGTTAAATTTGCCCAAGATAACCACATTGGTTTGACGATTGTAGGGCCAGAAGCACCGCTTGTAATTGGCGTGGTGGATGCGTTTCGTGCAGCCGGTTTAAACATTTTCGGACCAACGCAAGCCGCGGCGCAATTGGAAGGTTCCAAAGCCTTTACTAAAGATTTCTTAGCCCGTCATAAAATCCCAACAGCGGAATATCAAAACTTCACCGAAGTCGAACCGGCATTGGCTTACTTGCGTGAAAAAGGTGCGCCTATTGTCGTTAAAGCGGATGGCTTGGCGGCAGGCAAAGGCGTGATTGTGGCGATGACGTTGCAGGAAGCCGAAGAGGCAGTGCGTGATATGCTTTCCGGCAATGCCTTTGGTGAAGCCGGCAGTCGGGTGGTCATTGAAGAATTTTTAGATGGCGAAGAAGCGAGCTTTATCGTCATGGTAGACGGCAAAAATGTCGAGCCTATGGCGACCAGCCAAGACCACAAACGTGTGGGTGAAAAAGATACGGGCTTGAACACAGGCGGCATGGGGGCCTATTCCCCTGCGCCGGTGGTGACACCTGAAATTCATGCGCGGGTGATGCGTGAAGTGATCTATCCAACGGTCAACGGCATGGCGGCAGAAGGTAATGTTTACACCGGTTTCTTGTATGCCGGTTTGATGATTATGCCAAATGGCCAGCCGAAAGTGATCGAATTTAACTGCCGTTTCGGTGATCCGGAAACCCAACCGATTATGTTGCGTTTGGAGTCGGATTTGGTGGAGCTTTGTCTTAAAGCCTGTGATGGCAAATTGGACGAAGTGAAATCCCAATGGAACCCGAAGGCCTCTTTAGGTATCGTATTAGCCGCAGAAGGTTATCCGGGAGATTATCGCAAAGGCGATGAAATCAGCGGTTTGCCTCAAAGTGCGGTCGAAAATGAGAAAGTTTTCTTGGCGGGCGTAGAAGCGAAAGCGGGCAAGTTAGTTACCAACGGCGGCCGCGTGCTTTGTGCTACGGCATTAGGTGAAAGCGTATTTGAGGCACAACAAAAAGCGCTGAAACTGGCTGAACAAATTCAATGGAACGGTCGTTTTTATCGTCGTGATATCGGCTACCGCGCCGTGGCACGTGAGCAGAAAAAATAA
- a CDS encoding DUF711 family protein, with protein sequence MDYKNKELCRLRTISFFLTLHKDKTQWEDALYSVKRDVDLLLPAVQKAGYTLQSIRVITNPFGEYLDLTNLQTAKADLQYLTELLNKFNESGIRLRFAIGAARNKEEIALLPELIAAYGDLCNACVNVPLDEHGVLDNELIEQSVYAVQRIANITPRGEGNFNFTVNFNCKPFIPYFPAGYHLSHLPNSFVIGLETPDLLVEVLKSVPKSHHNQFYADCYQAMSQALQYHVDQVLEMLSSVKLSSEFEFAGIDSSAAPSKNCSSMTKVYELMGLPYFGAAGSVEVSALLTKVFKSIQRVPLVGFSGLMLALTEDLGLAEGTQKHYFDIRALLTYSAVCGIGLDTVPVAGNAKAESIAAIMRDTGTMAFRLNKPLTVRLFPIPNKVAGEISEFESDDLCNCRLLHIPD encoded by the coding sequence ATGGATTATAAAAATAAGGAATTATGTCGTCTTCGCACAATCAGTTTTTTTCTGACATTACATAAAGATAAAACGCAATGGGAAGACGCACTTTATTCGGTAAAACGTGATGTGGATTTATTATTGCCAGCTGTACAGAAAGCAGGTTATACCTTGCAATCGATTCGAGTGATTACCAATCCCTTTGGTGAATATTTGGATTTAACCAATTTGCAGACAGCAAAAGCAGATTTGCAGTATTTAACGGAATTATTGAATAAATTTAATGAAAGTGGAATTCGTCTTCGATTTGCAATAGGCGCGGCGAGAAATAAAGAGGAAATTGCGTTATTGCCAGAGTTAATCGCGGCTTATGGCGACTTGTGTAATGCTTGTGTTAATGTGCCATTAGATGAACATGGTGTGTTAGATAATGAACTTATCGAGCAATCTGTTTATGCGGTACAACGAATTGCAAATATCACGCCACGTGGCGAAGGTAACTTTAACTTTACTGTGAATTTTAACTGCAAGCCATTTATTCCTTATTTCCCTGCCGGTTATCATCTAAGTCATTTACCAAATAGTTTTGTCATTGGTTTAGAAACGCCTGATTTATTAGTCGAAGTATTAAAATCTGTACCCAAATCACATCATAATCAATTTTATGCGGATTGTTATCAAGCGATGTCGCAAGCACTGCAATATCATGTAGATCAAGTATTAGAGATGTTAAGTTCGGTCAAATTATCAAGTGAATTTGAATTTGCAGGTATTGATAGTTCGGCGGCACCATCTAAAAATTGTTCATCCATGACAAAAGTGTATGAATTAATGGGATTGCCCTATTTTGGTGCGGCTGGCTCAGTAGAGGTTTCTGCTTTACTGACAAAAGTCTTTAAATCAATCCAGCGTGTACCATTGGTTGGATTTTCTGGATTAATGTTGGCACTGACAGAGGATTTAGGTTTAGCCGAAGGGACACAAAAACACTATTTTGATATTCGCGCTTTACTGACTTATAGCGCCGTATGTGGTATCGGTTTAGATACGGTTCCTGTGGCGGGAAATGCTAAGGCTGAAAGCATCGCAGCTATTATGCGTGATACGGGAACGATGGCATTTCGCTTAAATAAACCGCTAACTGTGCGTTTATTCCCAATTCCGAATAAGGTTGCAGGTGAAATATCCGAATTTGAGAGTGATGATTTATGTAACTGCCGCCTTTTACATATTCCGGATTAA
- the glyA gene encoding serine hydroxymethyltransferase, with amino-acid sequence MFKKSMNIADYDPVLWQAIQDENRRQEEHIELIASENYASPRVMQAQGSQFTNKYAEGYPGKRYYGGCEYADIVEQLAIDRAKELFGADYVNVQPHSGSQANAAVYMALLNPGDTILGMSLAHGGHLTHGASVSFSGKIYHAEQYGITDDGLIDYDALRKQAHEVKPKMIVGGFSAYSQVVDWKKMREIADEVGAYLFVDMAHVAGLIAAGVYPNPLPYAHVVTTTTHKTLGGPRGGLILSASGDEEMYKKLQSAVFPAGQGGPLVHIIAAKAVCFKEALEPEYKIYQQNVLKNAKAMVEVFKQRGYKVVSNSTENHLFLVDLVQQGLTGKAADAALGKANITVNKNSVPNDPQKPFVTSGIRVGTPSVTRRGFNEQDCRELAGWMCDVLDALGKDNEEQVVAATKEKVLAICKRLPVYA; translated from the coding sequence ATGTTTAAAAAAAGCATGAACATCGCTGATTACGATCCGGTTTTATGGCAAGCCATTCAAGATGAGAATCGTCGTCAAGAAGAACATATTGAATTAATCGCTTCTGAAAACTATGCCAGCCCGCGCGTAATGCAAGCGCAAGGTTCTCAATTCACCAATAAATATGCGGAAGGCTATCCAGGCAAACGCTATTATGGTGGTTGTGAGTACGCTGACATTGTGGAACAGTTGGCGATTGATCGTGCGAAAGAATTATTTGGCGCAGATTATGTGAACGTGCAACCGCACTCCGGTTCACAGGCGAATGCGGCCGTTTATATGGCGTTATTGAATCCGGGCGACACCATTTTAGGCATGAGCTTGGCACATGGTGGCCACTTAACCCACGGTGCTTCCGTGAGTTTCTCCGGTAAAATCTATCATGCAGAACAATATGGCATTACTGATGATGGTTTGATTGACTACGATGCGTTGCGTAAACAAGCGCATGAAGTGAAACCAAAAATGATTGTGGGCGGTTTCTCTGCTTATTCTCAAGTGGTTGATTGGAAAAAAATGCGTGAGATCGCAGATGAAGTAGGCGCCTATTTATTCGTGGATATGGCACACGTTGCCGGTTTAATTGCGGCGGGCGTCTATCCGAATCCACTTCCGTATGCCCATGTTGTTACCACAACAACGCATAAAACCTTAGGTGGTCCACGTGGTGGTTTAATTTTATCCGCCAGCGGTGATGAAGAGATGTATAAAAAACTTCAATCTGCTGTTTTCCCGGCAGGTCAAGGTGGTCCATTAGTTCATATCATTGCGGCAAAAGCGGTATGTTTCAAAGAAGCGTTAGAGCCGGAATATAAAATCTACCAACAAAATGTATTGAAAAATGCAAAAGCTATGGTGGAGGTGTTTAAACAACGCGGTTACAAGGTGGTTTCAAACAGTACCGAAAATCACTTGTTCTTAGTGGATTTAGTTCAACAAGGTTTAACCGGTAAAGCGGCGGATGCGGCACTTGGTAAAGCAAACATTACCGTGAATAAAAACTCTGTACCGAATGACCCACAAAAACCATTTGTGACTTCCGGTATTCGTGTGGGAACACCTTCCGTGACCCGTCGTGGCTTTAACGAGCAAGACTGTCGTGAACTTGCCGGCTGGATGTGTGATGTGTTAGACGCACTTGGTAAAGACAATGAAGAACAAGTGGTTGCTGCAACGAAAGAAAAAGTATTAGCAATCTGTAAACGTCTTCCGGTTTACGCTTAA
- a CDS encoding DUF1294 domain-containing protein, producing MPISLLVIVLAAVNIAAYFLMWQDKQRAIRQQWRIPERTLLLLSLLGGFIGIHLGRQHFRHKTQRWYFSLMVIISAILWLVLPTCYFLYKR from the coding sequence ATGCCAATTTCACTTTTGGTCATAGTATTAGCGGCGGTGAATATCGCCGCTTATTTTTTGATGTGGCAAGATAAACAACGCGCTATCCGTCAACAATGGCGCATTCCTGAGCGTACATTATTGCTATTGAGCTTGCTGGGTGGGTTTATCGGGATTCATTTAGGCAGACAACATTTTCGTCATAAAACGCAACGCTGGTATTTCAGCTTGATGGTGATCATCAGCGCAATCTTGTGGCTTGTCTTGCCAACCTGTTATTTTCTTTATAAGAGATAA